From the Oncorhynchus keta strain PuntledgeMale-10-30-2019 chromosome 13, Oket_V2, whole genome shotgun sequence genome, the window TCAGCATatttcagtatgtgtgtgtcttctGTCCTCTTCACAATACCATCCCTCCACCCATGATCTCCATCCTCTGCAGAGAACAGAAAAATATCacagtttatacagtatattcgTACTACCCATTACAACAGGAACAGACATTGTACACTTATGCATATTAGGCTTATGGGTTGttgtatgtatactgaacaaaaacacaacatgcaacaatcattaattttactgagttacagttcatatgaggatattagtcaattgaaatgaattcatttggccctaatctatgaatttcacatcactgggaatacagataaaaaaaattaaatggacctcaggatctcactgtatttttgtgcattcaaaatgccattgataaaatgcaattgtgttcgttatTCGTAGTTTATGCGTGCcaataaccccaccgccaccatggggcacgtGGTCTGCGGTGATGAGGCccgttggacgtactgccaaattctctaaaatgacattggaggaggcttatggtagagaaattaacattaaattatctggcaacagctttggtgaacattcctgcagttagcatgccaagtgcacactccctcaaaacttgagacatctgtggcattgtgttgtgtgacaaaactgcacatttcagtggccttttattgtccccagcaccaggtgcacctgtgtaatgataatgctgtttaatcagctcttTGACATGCCACACTTGCCAGGAGGATGGATTAtcatggcaaaggagaaatgctcactaacagggatgtaaacggATGTGTACAAAATTTGCGAAAAATAATTATTATCTTAAAGAAGGGCTTGTTACCTAGCATGTGTCATCTCAGCCATTTTCTTGTAAAACAGCTCAGCTCGCTAGCGAAATGCTAATTCACAATGTCAACGTTAGCTAGATAACGTGTTAGCTAGACTGCTTCTAGACATGGGGGCCTCAGGAGCCTGCAGGTTAGAAGATTCCACCATGGGCAACAACTGGCTAATAGAACTGAACTGATGTACATGGGGCAATGAAATTTGGTGTGTGAatcttataaactcagcaaaaaaataaatgtccccttttcaggaccctgtctcaaagattattcataaaaatccaaataacttcacaatcttcattgtaaagggtttaaacactgtttcccatgcttgttcaatgaaccataaacaattaatgaacatacacctgtggaacggtcgataagactctaacagcttacagacggtaggcaattaaggccaCAGATATGAAaccgtaggacactaaagaggcctttctactgactctggaaaaacaccaaaagaaagatgcccagggtccctgctcacctGTGtcaatgtgccttaggcatgccacaccagatactgactgttacccccccctttgttcagggacacattattccatttctgttagtcacatgtctgtggatcttgtctcagttgttgaatcttatgttcatacaaatatttacacatgttaagtttgctgaaaataaatgcagctgacagtgagaggatgtttcttatGCTGAGATTACGTCCTTAGAATCTGTGAATATAAAGTCACTGAAGCCTTAGATGGCTGCACCAGACCAGTTGGTGGCACTATATATAATTGGCACCAGAGGATACTAAAGCAATAACTATTGATCAAGTGGACTTTGTCTGATGCAAATTTTAAATTATGCAGACAGACATTGTGGATTTTCGTGATTCGTATAATCACATAGTTGCcctctttttaaaatgtatttaacctttatttaactagggaagtcagttaagaacaaattcttatttacatggatggcctaggaacagtgggtgccttgttctggggcagaatgacagagttttaccttgtcagctcagggattcgatcgagcaacctttcggttattggcccaatgctctaaccactaggctacctgccaccccgtaTGTGGTCTGAACGCAGTGAAAAGTGGATACTTTATTAGGTAAAATTAGAAAGGGGATGTCCTGCCACTTTTAGCCAGCGTATTACAGCTGTGAGAGTGTATCAATTCTAAGTGGTAATGCTTTCAAAAACTGCACGTAAAGACAGTTCCTACATGATAATGCATGCTTTGTTATCCGATTGATCATGCCTTTTCTGTAAATCCTGTGAACCCTGTTCATTGCTGCTAGCAACTATGTTTTTTTCTGTTTTTCGTATTTTTAATCACAACAGCACAGGTAAGATTTCCAATGTATTCATTACACATGACAAACCCGAAAAATAAGTTCATAATCACCCTATAAACACATAAGAGAGAACAGGAAATTGGACGGATAACAGCATAGAAAGAAATATTACCTGAGGCGGTTCTATGAAAGCGAGCCAATCAGAGGAGTGAGTTGGGAGAAGACCCATTGACTGACACTTGTAGATAGCCAATGCCGAGCCCAACAGGTTCCCTACAGAATAGACAAGCCCCTGGAGCCACTGCTGGTTAGAGTTCTCCAACAGCTTGAATGCTGAAGAGAGAAAGGGCAAGAGTGAGCAGTGATAACACGCTTATAAATGACATTATACAAACTGGGTAGTTAGGGTCCCAGACACTGATTGGCTGaaattttatttcagctttgtgtagatctaaataaaggtgaaataaaggtgaaaagaTCTGACAATATACCACAGATATGACACAAATACTTATTTACTGTTCTACTTATGttgttaaccagtttataatagcattaAGGCACCTCAGGTGTTTGTGATTTGGACAATATACTCCACTTTGCATTGTGCCtaagaacagtccttagccgtgTTTGATTGGCCactataaactgggtggttcgagagCTTAATGcggattggctgaaagccgtggtgaatcagaccgtataccacgggtatgacaaaacatttatttttactgctctatttacgttggtaaccagtttacaatagcaataaggcacctctggggtttgtgatatatggccaacataccacggctaaggactgtgTCCAGGAactccgcgttgcgtcgtacataacagcccttagctgtgggtttgtgatatatggccaatcgtaccacggctaagggctgtgtccaggcactcaaCCCATACATGGAAAAACAGATAGTCCAAAGTCcaaaaataaatcaaaaggaAGTTCTGGAGAGCTCAATGACAATGGTTGGTGAACACTGCTGTAGTCCCAGAGAGCTAGGCACTGGCAGAGCTACTCTTTGGCTTATTTGTGCAGCTGTAGTGACAATTGTATTGTATTATGGATCTCCTATATCCGTTTCAACCTGCCCAGAGACTATGGATGAAAATGTGCACTTTTGGTAACTGACTCATACATTGACTGATGTGGAAACTGAAATGTTGATTGATGTGCACTGTCTGTACCTGTTGAAACACACTTCTTTCATATTGTGAGATGCAGGGCACCCTTGCAAAAAAGACATTGGTCTCAATGGGACTCCCTGCTAAAagaaaaggtaaaaaaaaaaacaaacacaataaATACTCACTGGCAGACATGGACATGAGAGCCTGGATGGGCCTCCAGGCCATCATACAGACCATCATGATAGGGAAGATTGAGATGGTGTTCCCAGACATGTACATGATGAAAAGGTTCATGGGAATCTGCTTCAGAGGGCCCAGGGCCACGTCCCAACAACGCTgttatagaggagggagagagaaagagtgatgggGGTAAGGAAGAGAAAGGAAGCTAATAACACTATATTAATAAAGTAAGATGAAAAAGTAGATAATGCAAACTTTGTGTACAATACATCATGATGTTATGAAATCACCCTCTTCTGGTGACCTACCTTTTCCACCAGGTTTTTGTCTGTTTCCTGGATGCTGGTGTCTGGGACTGGTTTGTCTGAGTATCCAATGGGGTACATCACATCTCCCTggttactctgtctgtctccacgaCCCCTGGAAGACAAAGTGGACAATTAGAGGGCGATCCATGGGAAGAGGTCGGAACAGAAGCTTTAGGTTATAGATTAGTTATAACAGGGTGGATCTTAAAGCATTTTATGCCTGTTTCTCTGTGTAACTGTTGATCTGGAATCATTTGACATGTCAGCACAATATCAAGTGTATCAGATAGTGAGggaggatgacagtggagaaagaTAGAGGTTGTGTCAAAGGGCATGCCGCATTCAAGCAGACACTTTCATTCTTTATTTATTTCAAATGTAAcctttaactagggaagtcagttaagaacaaattcttatttacaatgacagcctatcccAGCCAAAGCCAGGCAGCGTGCCCCcgtcccaatcacagccggatgtgatacagcctggattagaaccagggactgtagcATCACTCTTGCACGAAGATGCAGGGCCTTAcatcgctgcgccactcgggagcactgAAGACGTGTGCAGTAAAATGCAGCATTACCGCTAGGACAGCCAGGCTACGGGTAATTTGTCTTACCTAGCATTGCCCAAGCTCAACTCCAGAGCCCATTTCATCCTCCTAGCTCCTGCTCCTCTTGTAGACActgcccctcctccctgtccccctggAGACGCCATGGCAATGTATAACTGTGTTGAACCACAAGAAGAACACAACATTACATCATGAAAGGAACATGACTGAGTGACATTTGACAATGACCAAAACCCTGATATTTTATTTTTGCTGCGCTTCATAGAATATCTTGCTAGTGTCAGCGACTAGGTTATTCCTAACCCATTCAGCGCCTATTGACGACAGTATCTTCTGGCTGGGGGTGTTCTGTTAAAAGCCCAGACAAACATTCTGAACGTTTAAATGCATCGCTTACGGTAAGGTTTCGGAAACACAAGGACTGTATCTTTCATATCTGCGAGGGATAATAATAAAATATGTTAAATTAAACACACTTTATATAGTTGGTAGTGTTGTTTACGGAAAGACAGGGGAGGCCCACTGTGTTAATTAGCTATGTAGCGTGCTCCGAAAAAACGTTTCGCAAGCGATGTTTGACGTTTCTAAACGTTAAAACACAGCGTCGGAATTGACAGTTATGGAGAATATTTCTTAAACTAGGTTATTCCAAGCCAACAACCCCTGACTAGCTACGAAGTGAGGCATTGGCTTGACATAAAGCAAGATGGGGGTGAAATGTTCGGGTTTCTTAGTTTAACGTTCCCCATCTATGCTAGCAGGTAGGCCATCATTGCTGGTCATACAAATACTTGTATTACATATGAACTAGGGTTAGACTATATGTTTATGGACTAACGCTACGCTAAATGACACACAATTATGATGCTGTCCAGATACGACATTCATGAAAACGGGTACTACTGCTAACAACGTATACACATGCATAGTAAGCTACTGCTAGGTTAACCGaagcagctagctagcttgttagcTCACATCTAGCCAGAGAAATATGTTTTAGATATGAAATGACAACTCTCCTCACATTAGAGACGTTCTGACTAGTCTTTACTTTACTTTTATGTTACTCTCGAGCAGAATTAGCCAACCGTACGTGAATATTCGTCAAATTATTCACAAGTAGTTAATTCAGCTTAAATCGACGACATACGATGGCCGGGCACACAATGGTGACGTTTCAGTATTGACGTCGCGCTTCACTTCTTCAAATGTTATGTCAGACCATACCTATTGGTGTATTGCTGCCACCTACTGTACCGGGTATTGAAAACAAAATATATCAAACAGTCCAACTCCTTCAGTCACATTCAAATCACATCCCTACACAGGCTCAAGTGCATTAATCCTTGTAATGCCTCTGCAGAAAAAATCCCTGAGTCAGCTGCACTTACAAGGATGCCTATTTTCTCAGATATTATCTGTTTGCACTTTGCAGTTGATAACCATAACCAAAGTAATGAGAAGGGAGACTCATCTAAAAACAATATAATGGATGGAGTGTGCTTTGTGTCAGTCATTGTGCACCAACCACTTGATCCAATTCTTCACGTaaagtgtattcggaaagtattcagaacccttcactttttccacatgcatcgctgcacagctattttcaggtttctccagagatgttcaaccgggttcaagtccgggctctagttgggccaatcaaggacattcagagacttgtcccgaagcctacGTTGTCTTTGCTTGTGAGCTtagggtaattgtcctgttggaaggtgaaccttcgcccacaGTCAGGTCTTGAGTGctcgagcaggttttcatcaaggatctctctgtactttgctccgttcatctttccctctatcctgactagtctcccattccctgccgctgaaaaacatccccacagcatgatgctgccaccaccatgcttcaccattgggatggtattggccaggtgatgagcggtaactggtttcctccagacatgatgcttgtcattcaggccaaagagttcaatcctggtttcatcagaccagagaatcttgtttctcatggtctgagagtccttttggaaaactccaacaggctgtcatatgccttttactggggAATGGCTCAGTTTGGCAGACggccagctgtaggaagagtcttggtgtttccaaacttcttccatttaagaatgatggaggccactgtgttcttggggaccttcaatgctgcagacattttttttgtatccttccccagatctgtgcatcgacacaatcctgtctcggagctctacggataattccttccacctcacggcttggtttttgctctgacatgcactatcaaccttatatagacaggtgtgtgcctttccaaatcatgtcaaatcaattgaatttaccacaagtggactccaatcaagttgtagaaacatctcaaggacgatccatggaaacaggatgcaattttgagtctcatagcaaagggtcttaatacttatgtaaataaggtatttctgttttctattttttgtaaatttgcaaaacattctagaaacctgtttctgctttgtcattatggggtattgtgtgtagattgatgaggatgatttttatttaatccattttagaataacaacaaaatgtgaaaaaagcgaaggggtctgaatacttttcgaatgctgTATATTGCTTTGTATTTACTTCTAGTGCCACCCCAGAGATAACACTCTAGATAGGCGCCCTGCTTTGAAGATCCATACACGACACATTTCAATCTGACATATTCTTGAGGCGCAGAGCACGCTCCTTCTGTTCCAtagaaacacacaaaaaaacaaaatacgCCCAGGTCTCATTATTCTCATCTACGCCATCTCATCCAACGCATCCACAATTTTAATTGAGATGTCAAGCGGATCTCCCAGGTAACAACAATGATCCAAAACCCTTATTACAACCAAAAAAATGTTCCTTTTGCATTCGCCACTGTAATCCAtttcttctccctctcatctccatTCTTCACGCCATCTAATTCAAACAGAACATCCGCTTCGGCCATTTTCACCTTCTTACTGTCGCTCTTCACTGCCATTGTGTGAAAAAGTGGAGGTATTGAAGTTGCTGAGCGGGGCGGTAGAATGACGGTCAAagataaaagtaaaaaataaattcaGTTACGCATCAGGTAGGTGCTGGTTTTGGTTGGGTTTGAGGGGGACGGTGGCTTAGTGGGGGTGGAGATGGAAGTGGTTGCTAAATGACGGCTTCACTACAGGTAGATTATATGTTTTAAAGttcaataaataaaacattttattattattttttattagaaATTCAGGGTTAGTTAAGATAACATAGTGGTGTGTAGTGGCCCCACACTCCAATACAGTAGGTGGCGGTTTATGCACCTGTCAGTTGGTTGCGATCCGCTAATAAATACTTAAAGAagaagacacagggagagagagagagggaaaataaagggagagagagagagagagagggagagagagagaagaaagggagagagaaagaaagggagcgagagagagagaagaaagggagagaaagagagagagagagagagagagagagagagagagagagagagagagagagagagagggaaaagaaagggagagagagagagggagagagagagaagaaagggagagaagagagggagagaga encodes:
- the LOC118392173 gene encoding ER membrane protein complex subunit 4, with product MASPGGQGGGAVSTRGAGARRMKWALELSLGNARGRGDRQSNQGDVMYPIGYSDKPVPDTSIQETDKNLVEKRCWDVALGPLKQIPMNLFIMYMSGNTISIFPIMMVCMMAWRPIQALMSMSATFKLLENSNQQWLQGLVYSVGNLLGSALAIYKCQSMGLLPTHSSDWLAFIEPPQRMEIMGGGMVL